The following are from one region of the Paenibacillus sabinae T27 genome:
- the purB gene encoding adenylosuccinate lyase encodes MIERYSRPEMRAIWTEENKFKAWLEVELCACEAWAELGVIPKEDTVKLRENAEFNIDRIYEIELETRHDVIAFTRAVSESLGAERKWVHYGLTSTDVVDTALGYLLRQANEILEKDIVNFIEILKDKAVAYKDTPMMGRTHGVHAEPTTFGLKMALWYEEMKRNLERFRHAANGVQFGKISGAVGTYANIDPFVEEFVCRKLGTSPAPISTQTLQRDRHAEYMATLALIATSLDKFATEIRALQKSEVREVEEAFAKGQKGSSAMPHKRNPIGCENISGLSRVIRGHMITAYENVPLWHERDISHSSVERVILPDATMLLNYMLNRFGNIVKNLTVFPENMKRNMERTFGVPFSGRVMTKLIDKGFSREQAYDTVQPRAMQAWETQKHFREIVENTPEITAVLSPDEIADAFNPSWHLKNVDTIFRKLGLI; translated from the coding sequence ATGATCGAACGTTACAGCAGACCGGAAATGCGTGCCATCTGGACCGAAGAAAATAAATTCAAAGCCTGGCTCGAAGTGGAGCTGTGCGCATGCGAGGCGTGGGCGGAGCTTGGCGTCATCCCGAAAGAGGATACGGTCAAGCTGCGGGAGAACGCAGAGTTCAATATTGACCGCATCTACGAAATTGAGCTGGAGACACGCCATGACGTTATCGCGTTTACGCGCGCGGTATCGGAGAGCCTCGGGGCGGAGCGCAAATGGGTGCATTACGGCCTGACCTCCACCGATGTCGTTGACACGGCGCTCGGCTATCTGCTGCGCCAGGCCAACGAGATTTTGGAGAAGGATATTGTGAATTTCATTGAGATTCTAAAAGACAAAGCGGTTGCCTACAAAGATACTCCGATGATGGGCCGCACGCACGGCGTGCACGCCGAGCCGACGACGTTCGGACTGAAGATGGCGCTGTGGTATGAGGAAATGAAGCGCAATCTGGAGCGGTTCCGCCATGCCGCAAACGGCGTGCAATTCGGCAAAATCTCCGGCGCGGTCGGCACCTACGCCAACATCGACCCGTTCGTAGAGGAGTTCGTCTGCCGCAAGCTGGGCACAAGCCCCGCGCCGATCTCGACGCAGACGCTTCAGCGTGACCGGCATGCCGAGTACATGGCGACGCTGGCGCTGATCGCGACTTCGCTCGACAAGTTCGCGACCGAAATCCGCGCTCTGCAAAAGAGCGAGGTGCGCGAGGTCGAGGAGGCTTTTGCCAAAGGACAAAAAGGTTCATCGGCGATGCCGCACAAGCGCAACCCGATCGGCTGCGAGAACATTTCCGGCCTGTCCCGGGTCATTCGCGGACATATGATCACCGCCTACGAGAACGTGCCGCTCTGGCATGAACGCGACATCTCGCATTCCTCGGTGGAACGGGTTATTCTCCCGGATGCGACGATGCTGCTTAACTATATGCTGAACCGCTTCGGCAATATCGTGAAGAACCTGACCGTATTCCCGGAAAATATGAAGCGTAACATGGAGCGTACCTTCGGTGTGCCGTTCTCCGGCCGCGTTATGACGAAGCTGATCGACAAAGGCTTCAGCCGCGAACAAGCTTACGACACGGTGCAGCCGCGAGCCATGCAGGCTTGGGAGACGCAGAAGCATTTCCGTGAGATCGTTGAGAATACGCCGGAAATCACGGCGGTGCTTAGCCCTGATGAGATCGCAGACGCGTTCAATCCGTCGTGGCACCTCAAAAATGTCGATACGATTTTCCGTAAGCTGGGCTTGATCTAA
- a CDS encoding phosphoribosylaminoimidazolesuccinocarboxamide synthase, whose amino-acid sequence MTHPAVSTAVDLIDAPLLYKGKVRELYDLGEHMLIVVTDRISAFDYVLEPAVPEKGNVLNRLSAFWFGQTKDLLENHVVHIDVDRLGSIAKEPELLRNRIMVVCKAQRIDMECVVRGYITGGGWRQYQATGEVNGIKLPEGLRKNGQLHEPIFTPAAKNDVGHDEDIPFAKMQELIGEELANELKEKSLKLYGFARDYCAERGILLADCKFEFGILDGKVILIDEIFTPDASRFWAKDKYALDVEIDSMDKEPVRAYLASSSWDKNSTPDPLPEEVVAETSRRYLDIYHRITGHSLN is encoded by the coding sequence ATGACACACCCTGCCGTATCGACTGCGGTGGATTTGATCGACGCACCGCTGCTGTATAAAGGCAAAGTGCGCGAGCTGTACGATTTGGGAGAGCATATGCTGATCGTCGTGACCGACCGGATATCCGCGTTCGATTATGTGCTGGAACCGGCGGTGCCGGAGAAGGGCAATGTGCTGAACCGGCTGAGCGCGTTCTGGTTCGGCCAGACGAAGGACCTGCTGGAGAACCATGTCGTGCATATCGATGTTGACCGTCTCGGAAGCATTGCGAAGGAGCCGGAGCTGCTGAGGAACCGCATTATGGTTGTGTGCAAGGCGCAGCGGATCGATATGGAATGCGTCGTTCGGGGCTACATCACCGGAGGCGGCTGGCGTCAGTATCAGGCGACCGGCGAAGTGAACGGCATCAAGCTTCCGGAGGGTCTGCGCAAGAACGGGCAGCTTCACGAACCGATCTTCACCCCGGCGGCCAAGAACGACGTCGGACACGACGAGGACATTCCTTTTGCCAAAATGCAGGAGCTGATCGGCGAAGAGCTGGCGAACGAGCTTAAGGAGAAAAGCCTGAAGCTGTACGGATTCGCACGAGATTACTGCGCGGAGCGCGGCATTTTGCTGGCCGACTGCAAATTCGAGTTCGGTATCTTGGATGGCAAGGTCATCCTGATTGACGAAATTTTTACGCCGGATGCTTCCCGTTTCTGGGCCAAAGACAAGTACGCTCTGGATGTTGAAATCGACAGCATGGACAAGGAGCCGGTGCGGGCTTATCTCGCTTCCTCTTCCTGGGACAAGAACAGCACGCCGGACCCGCTTCCGGAGGAAGTCGTTGCCGAGACGAGCCGCCGCTACCTGGATATTTACCACCGGATTACCGGTCATTCGCTGAACTGA
- the purS gene encoding phosphoribosylformylglycinamidine synthase subunit PurS: MLKATVYVTIKKSVLDPQGVAVQGALHSVGFQEVESLRIGKYIELTLDTNDREEAGKRLKAMCEKLLANTVIEDYRYELEA, translated from the coding sequence ATGTTAAAAGCGACGGTATATGTCACCATTAAAAAAAGTGTGCTTGATCCCCAGGGTGTAGCTGTACAAGGGGCGCTTCATTCTGTAGGCTTCCAGGAAGTTGAAAGTCTGCGCATCGGCAAGTATATCGAACTGACTCTGGATACGAACGACCGTGAAGAGGCCGGCAAACGGCTTAAGGCAATGTGCGAGAAGCTGCTCGCAAATACGGTAATCGAGGATTACCGATACGAATTGGAGGCGTGA
- the purQ gene encoding phosphoribosylformylglycinamidine synthase subunit PurQ, whose product MKFAVLVFPGSNCDIDCYKAVQETLGEPVDYVWHTATDLSDYDCIIVPGGFSYGDYLRCGAISQFAPVMNEVAKAAEQGKYVLGICNGFQILTEAGLLPGALRRNESIKFRCHDTTLKVVNYKTPFTKDYAEGEEIVIPIAHGEGNYYCDEETLASLKANNQIVFTYTDNPNGSVADIAGISNERGNVVGMMPHPERAVNTLLGSEDGKRMFSSILKTWRDTHGTASVR is encoded by the coding sequence ATGAAATTTGCTGTCCTTGTCTTTCCCGGCTCCAACTGCGATATCGACTGCTACAAAGCGGTACAGGAAACGCTTGGCGAGCCCGTTGACTATGTGTGGCATACGGCGACCGACCTGTCCGATTATGATTGCATTATCGTTCCGGGCGGCTTTTCTTACGGCGACTATTTGCGCTGCGGCGCGATTTCGCAGTTCGCTCCCGTGATGAACGAGGTAGCCAAAGCGGCTGAGCAGGGCAAGTACGTGCTCGGCATCTGCAACGGCTTCCAGATTCTGACCGAGGCGGGACTGCTGCCGGGCGCGCTGCGCCGGAATGAATCGATCAAATTCCGATGTCACGATACGACGCTTAAGGTCGTTAATTATAAAACGCCGTTCACGAAGGACTATGCGGAAGGCGAAGAAATCGTCATTCCGATCGCCCACGGCGAAGGCAACTATTACTGCGACGAAGAGACGCTGGCTTCGCTTAAAGCGAACAACCAGATCGTATTTACTTATACGGACAATCCTAACGGCTCTGTCGCCGATATTGCGGGCATCTCCAATGAGCGCGGCAACGTCGTCGGCATGATGCCGCATCCGGAGCGGGCGGTCAATACCCTGCTCGGCTCGGAAGACGGCAAGAGAATGTTCAGTTCCATTTTGAAAACCTGGAGGGATACTCATGGCACAGCAAGTGTCCGCTAA
- the purL gene encoding phosphoribosylformylglycinamidine synthase subunit PurL: MAQQVSAKEPTAEQIKDQKIYSQFGVSDSEYELICSFMGRLPNYTEIGVFSVMWSEHCAYKNSKPLLRRFPVSGPRVLMGPGEGAGIVDIGDNQAVVFKIESHNHPSAVEPYQGAATGVGGIIRDIFSMGARPVAILNSLRFGKLESDRVKYLFEHVVSGIAGYGNCIGIPTVGGEVMFDNSYDGNPLVNAMCVGLIDHDKIQRGVAKGVGNPVFYVGPPTGRDGIHGATFASVELSEESEAKKTAVQVGDPFMEKLVMEACLELIDTGIVLGIQDMGAAGLTCSSSEMASKAGNGLELYLDQVPQREEDMTPYEMMLSESQERMLFVVEPKDEAQAQEIFDRWGVICCKVGKVTDDGRLKLFHHGEVVGDMPVTALVDECPVYDKPSSVPAYYEENAAVDTLRYEEVTDLGGALKKVLASPTVASKAWIYNQYDYMVRTSTAVRPGSDAAVVTINGTRKGLAMTTDCNGRYVYLDPEVGGKIAVGEAARNIVCSGAQPLAITDNLNFGSPEKPDIFWQMERAVDGMAEACRVLDTPVIGGNVSLYNENATGAIYPTPVVGMVGLVEDTDHITTQAFKSEGDAILLLGETRAELGGSELQYAVHGVTEGRPPQLDLAVERKLLDAVLGAIRSGLVRSAHDLSEGGLAVALAESCISGRIGANVELASNGLRRDVALFSESQSRILLTASSDKAEELRAYIAAAGVPVQVIGSVGGDRLRVNLDGSSALDEPVAEFTTIWEDAIPCLMK; the protein is encoded by the coding sequence ATGGCACAGCAAGTGTCCGCTAAGGAACCGACCGCGGAGCAAATCAAGGACCAGAAAATTTACAGCCAGTTCGGCGTGTCGGACAGCGAATACGAGCTGATCTGCTCGTTCATGGGACGCCTTCCGAACTATACCGAGATCGGCGTGTTCAGCGTTATGTGGTCCGAACACTGCGCGTACAAGAATTCGAAGCCGCTGCTTCGCCGCTTCCCGGTAAGCGGACCCCGCGTCCTGATGGGACCGGGCGAAGGCGCAGGGATCGTGGATATCGGCGACAACCAGGCCGTTGTATTCAAAATCGAAAGCCACAACCACCCTTCGGCGGTCGAGCCATACCAAGGCGCCGCAACGGGCGTGGGCGGGATTATCCGCGATATTTTCTCGATGGGTGCAAGACCGGTAGCCATTCTGAACTCCCTTCGTTTCGGCAAGCTTGAGAGCGACCGGGTAAAATATCTGTTCGAGCATGTCGTGTCCGGCATTGCGGGGTACGGCAACTGTATCGGCATCCCGACCGTCGGCGGCGAAGTGATGTTCGACAACAGCTATGACGGCAATCCGCTCGTCAACGCCATGTGCGTCGGTCTCATTGACCACGACAAAATCCAGCGCGGTGTCGCCAAAGGCGTAGGCAACCCGGTATTCTACGTTGGACCGCCTACGGGACGCGACGGCATCCACGGTGCGACCTTCGCTTCGGTGGAGCTGAGCGAGGAGTCGGAAGCGAAGAAGACGGCGGTGCAGGTCGGCGATCCGTTCATGGAGAAGCTGGTTATGGAAGCCTGCCTCGAGCTGATCGACACCGGCATCGTCCTTGGCATTCAGGACATGGGCGCGGCGGGTCTGACCTGCTCGAGCTCAGAAATGGCGAGCAAGGCGGGCAACGGTCTGGAACTGTATCTCGACCAGGTGCCGCAGCGCGAGGAAGACATGACGCCTTACGAGATGATGCTGTCGGAGTCCCAGGAACGGATGCTGTTCGTTGTCGAGCCGAAGGATGAGGCCCAGGCACAGGAGATTTTCGACCGCTGGGGCGTTATCTGCTGCAAAGTCGGCAAGGTAACGGACGATGGCCGGTTGAAGCTGTTCCATCACGGTGAAGTAGTTGGTGATATGCCGGTAACGGCGCTGGTAGATGAGTGTCCGGTGTACGACAAGCCTTCTTCCGTACCGGCTTATTACGAGGAAAACGCGGCTGTCGATACGCTTCGCTATGAAGAAGTGACCGACCTTGGCGGCGCACTGAAGAAAGTGCTGGCTTCCCCGACGGTGGCAAGCAAAGCGTGGATTTACAACCAGTATGACTACATGGTTCGCACCAGCACGGCGGTTCGCCCCGGCTCGGACGCTGCGGTCGTGACGATTAACGGCACGCGCAAAGGCCTTGCGATGACGACGGACTGCAACGGCCGCTACGTATACCTTGACCCTGAAGTCGGCGGCAAAATCGCGGTCGGCGAAGCGGCGCGGAACATCGTCTGCTCCGGCGCGCAGCCGCTGGCGATTACGGACAACCTGAACTTCGGCAGCCCGGAGAAGCCGGATATTTTCTGGCAGATGGAGCGCGCCGTTGACGGCATGGCGGAAGCCTGCCGTGTGCTGGATACGCCGGTTATCGGCGGCAACGTCAGCCTTTACAACGAGAACGCAACGGGTGCTATCTATCCGACTCCGGTAGTCGGCATGGTGGGACTGGTAGAAGATACGGATCATATTACGACTCAAGCCTTCAAGAGCGAAGGCGACGCTATTCTGCTGCTCGGTGAAACGCGCGCGGAGCTTGGCGGCAGCGAGCTCCAGTATGCCGTGCACGGCGTAACGGAAGGCCGTCCGCCGCAGCTTGATCTTGCGGTTGAGCGCAAGCTGCTTGACGCCGTGCTTGGCGCCATCCGCAGCGGCCTTGTCCGCTCGGCGCATGACCTCTCCGAAGGCGGTCTGGCGGTTGCGCTGGCCGAGAGCTGCATCAGCGGCCGGATCGGCGCTAACGTTGAACTGGCTTCGAACGGCCTGCGCCGCGATGTGGCGCTGTTCAGCGAGAGCCAGTCGCGCATTCTGCTTACCGCTTCGAGCGACAAGGCTGAGGAACTGCGTGCGTATATCGCCGCTGCGGGCGTGCCGGTTCAGGTTATCGGCAGCGTAGGCGGCGACCGTCTGCGCGTAAATCTTGACGGTTCTTCCGCCTTGGACGAACCGGTGGCGGAGTTTACAACCATTTGGGAGGATGCTATTCCATGTCTTATGAAATAA
- the purF gene encoding amidophosphoribosyltransferase: protein MSYEIKTGNKQAEPLLWTGDFYNEGTGSGDIFDTLKEECGVFGVFGHPEAASMSYYGLHALQHRGEESAGICVANGRDFNYHRGMGLVKEVFDKDKIQSLVGDMSIGHVRYSTSGDSRLTNAQPLIFKYRDGDLAIATNGNIVNEPLIRRQLESSGSIFQTTSDTEVLAHLIARSPKDFVEAAKEALQQLVGGFAFLLMTNDKLLVASDPNGLRPLVMGRVGEAYIFASESCALETIGAELVRDIQPGELLILDENGLTEDRFAEPQRKALCAMEYIYFARPDSDMNGANLHAARKRMGSRLALEGFVDADIVTGVPDSSISAAIGYAEQTGIPYELGLIKNKYTGRTFIQPSQELREQGVKMKLSAVRRVVEGQRVVMIDDSIVRGTTSRRIVNLLREAGATEVHVRITSPPFKNPCFYGIDTPDRRELIASHQSIEEIRREINADSLAFLSPEGLIQSIGGLSGGEYKGGLCLSCFDNDYPTQVDFGGAEKEGCGC, encoded by the coding sequence ATGTCTTATGAAATAAAGACCGGGAACAAGCAGGCGGAACCCCTCCTGTGGACCGGCGACTTTTACAACGAAGGAACGGGCTCGGGAGATATATTTGATACATTAAAAGAAGAATGCGGCGTTTTCGGGGTCTTCGGACACCCGGAAGCCGCTTCCATGTCTTATTACGGCCTTCACGCGCTTCAACACCGCGGTGAGGAAAGCGCGGGGATCTGCGTGGCGAACGGCCGGGATTTCAATTACCACCGCGGTATGGGACTTGTCAAAGAAGTATTCGACAAGGATAAAATCCAGTCACTGGTCGGCGACATGTCCATCGGGCATGTGCGTTATTCCACCAGCGGCGACAGCCGGCTGACGAACGCGCAGCCGCTCATCTTTAAATACCGCGATGGCGATCTGGCGATTGCCACGAACGGCAACATCGTGAACGAGCCGCTGATCCGGCGTCAGCTTGAGAGCAGCGGCTCGATCTTCCAAACGACAAGCGATACCGAGGTGCTGGCGCATCTGATCGCGCGCTCGCCGAAGGATTTTGTGGAAGCGGCCAAAGAGGCCCTTCAGCAGCTCGTCGGCGGCTTCGCTTTTCTGCTGATGACCAACGACAAGCTGTTGGTTGCTTCCGACCCGAACGGCCTGCGGCCGCTCGTGATGGGGCGCGTTGGGGAAGCGTATATTTTCGCTTCCGAATCCTGCGCGCTGGAGACGATCGGCGCGGAGCTTGTCCGTGATATTCAGCCGGGCGAACTGCTTATTCTGGACGAGAACGGCTTGACCGAGGACCGGTTCGCTGAGCCGCAGCGCAAGGCGCTGTGCGCGATGGAGTATATTTATTTCGCCCGGCCGGACAGTGATATGAACGGAGCGAACCTGCACGCCGCCCGCAAGCGGATGGGCAGCCGGCTCGCGCTTGAAGGCTTTGTCGACGCCGATATCGTGACCGGCGTGCCGGACTCCAGTATCTCCGCCGCGATTGGCTACGCGGAGCAGACCGGCATTCCTTACGAGCTTGGGCTGATCAAGAACAAATATACTGGCCGGACATTCATCCAACCGAGCCAGGAGCTGCGTGAACAGGGCGTCAAAATGAAGCTCAGCGCCGTCCGCCGCGTCGTGGAAGGCCAGCGCGTCGTCATGATCGACGACTCCATCGTGCGGGGCACGACCTCGCGCCGGATCGTCAATCTGCTGCGCGAAGCGGGTGCGACCGAGGTGCATGTGCGCATCACCTCGCCGCCTTTCAAGAACCCGTGCTTCTACGGCATCGACACGCCGGACCGCCGCGAGCTGATCGCTTCGCATCAGTCGATTGAAGAAATCCGCCGCGAAATCAACGCGGATTCGCTGGCGTTCCTGTCGCCCGAAGGGCTAATCCAGTCCATCGGCGGCCTGAGCGGCGGAGAATACAAAGGCGGGCTGTGCCTGTCCTGTTTCGATAACGATTATCCGACGCAGGTTGACTTTGGCGGGGCGGAGAAGGAAGGCTGCGGCTGCTAA
- the purM gene encoding phosphoribosylformylglycinamidine cyclo-ligase: protein MSEAYKNAGVDIAAGNEAVERMKKHVKRTFRPEVMTDLGGFGALFGLNKDKYEEPVLVSGTDGVGTKLKIAFAADRHDTIGIDAVAMCVNDIVVQGAEPLFFLDYLACDKVVPEKIEAIVSGIAEGCHQAGCALIGGETAEMPGMYAEGEYDIAGFTVGVADKAKLVTGEHIAPGDTVIGLASSGVHSNGFSLVRKLLLDGEGGYSLDEVLPELGAPLSDVLLAPTKIYVKPLLGLLEQLPVKGMAHITGGGFIENIPRVLPDNVNVDIQYGSWPILPIFELLQRKGSVTNRDMFTTFNMGIGLVLVVGSDDADKALQLLKDSSEEAYVIGKVTEGERKVTFTGADV, encoded by the coding sequence GTGTCGGAAGCTTACAAAAACGCCGGTGTGGATATTGCGGCGGGCAATGAAGCGGTAGAACGAATGAAGAAGCATGTAAAGCGCACGTTTCGCCCTGAGGTCATGACGGATCTCGGCGGCTTCGGTGCGCTGTTTGGCTTGAATAAAGACAAGTACGAGGAGCCTGTGCTCGTATCCGGAACGGACGGAGTCGGCACGAAACTGAAGATCGCCTTCGCGGCGGACCGCCACGATACGATCGGCATCGACGCGGTCGCCATGTGCGTGAACGATATTGTCGTGCAGGGCGCGGAGCCGCTCTTTTTCCTGGATTATCTGGCCTGCGACAAGGTGGTGCCGGAGAAGATCGAAGCCATCGTTTCGGGGATCGCGGAAGGCTGCCATCAGGCGGGCTGCGCGCTGATCGGCGGAGAGACGGCGGAAATGCCGGGCATGTACGCGGAAGGTGAGTATGATATCGCCGGATTTACCGTGGGCGTTGCCGATAAAGCCAAGCTGGTAACCGGCGAACATATCGCGCCAGGCGATACAGTGATCGGACTTGCTTCCAGCGGTGTGCACAGCAACGGGTTCTCGCTGGTGCGGAAGCTTTTGCTTGACGGAGAAGGCGGATACAGCCTGGATGAGGTGCTGCCGGAACTGGGCGCACCGCTTTCCGACGTGCTGCTCGCTCCGACCAAAATCTACGTTAAACCGCTTCTCGGACTGCTGGAACAGCTTCCGGTGAAGGGCATGGCGCATATTACAGGCGGAGGCTTCATCGAGAACATTCCGCGTGTGCTGCCGGATAACGTCAATGTGGACATCCAGTACGGCTCCTGGCCGATTTTGCCGATTTTCGAGCTGCTTCAGCGTAAAGGCAGCGTGACCAACCGCGATATGTTCACGACCTTCAATATGGGTATCGGGCTGGTGCTCGTAGTGGGCTCGGACGACGCGGACAAAGCGCTCCAGCTGCTGAAAGACAGCAGCGAGGAAGCGTATGTCATCGGCAAGGTCACGGAAGGAGAACGCAAGGTCACCTTTACGGGAGCGGATGTATGA